One Thermoplasma volcanium GSS1 genomic window carries:
- a CDS encoding metallophosphoesterase codes for MRDIEILRDVFLSDLYCVYLRDISAVVVSDLHLGYEEEMNLHGLFLPRMQRDHVTHIMDKIVERYDPEKIIINGDFKQEFSKNLPSEWDDIIYFINRYDDRDLIFVRGNHDNYLATILSKKNKELLDYYEDDRYFIYHGDKDLSTKKITILGHEHPSLVLRDRVGGIYKLPAFAFNFKKNVIITPAMSFFSSGTDLSQSLLSEEHFTPSLKGMKASSFRIFAITDEFGLVDFGYLEDLRSSEGQQTRYR; via the coding sequence ATGAGGGACATCGAGATACTTAGAGACGTTTTTCTAAGCGATCTCTACTGTGTTTACCTTCGTGACATTAGCGCAGTGGTAGTGTCAGATCTCCATCTGGGTTATGAGGAGGAGATGAACCTTCACGGACTGTTCCTGCCTAGGATGCAAAGAGATCACGTTACGCATATCATGGATAAAATTGTTGAGAGGTACGATCCTGAAAAAATAATAATAAACGGAGACTTTAAACAGGAGTTCTCAAAAAACCTCCCAAGTGAATGGGACGATATTATATATTTCATAAATAGATATGATGATAGAGATCTCATATTTGTGAGAGGAAACCATGACAATTACCTTGCCACAATACTATCTAAGAAGAACAAAGAACTTCTGGACTACTATGAAGACGATAGATATTTTATATACCACGGAGACAAAGATCTCTCAACAAAGAAAATAACCATTCTTGGACACGAGCATCCTTCGCTTGTACTGAGGGATAGAGTCGGCGGGATATACAAACTGCCAGCTTTTGCCTTCAATTTTAAGAAGAACGTAATAATAACACCGGCAATGAGCTTCTTTTCATCCGGAACAGACTTATCACAGTCATTGCTTAGCGAAGAACACTTCACGCCTTCACTAAAGGGCATGAAGGCCTCCAGCTTCAGGATTTTTGCAATAACTGACGAGTTCGGTCTCGTAGACTTTGGGTATCTCGAAGACCTTCGTAGCTCTGAAGGGCAGCAGACACGATATCGTTGA